Proteins encoded by one window of Centroberyx gerrardi isolate f3 chromosome 21, fCenGer3.hap1.cur.20231027, whole genome shotgun sequence:
- the LOC139913211 gene encoding carboxypeptidase O-like, giving the protein MEPWGTPFDTGRKEEEDPANWTHCVLADKRTSVLQQQKQNAIINSMPSCSLHTMHSTDFTSVPNRKEAISFQKATMLNSMELALFMLLSTVGAATVERVEYDYYKYHPMPEITTWMAQLITDHPDVVSRVPYGETYEKREISLLKVGISTGVKKKAIWMDCGIHAREWISPAFCQYFVRQILQTYKTDPKVNEMMKNMDFYVTPVLNVDGYIYSWRDNTTRLWRKSRSPGPAGCDCYGTDLNRNFNANWGTVGVSTDCCSNVYCGTKPLSESEAQAVTYFVEQRKEDLLCFLTIHSYSQLLLVPYGHPNVTAPNYKELMEVGLGAAEAIHKVHGMNYTVGTSPDILYPNSGSSRDWARLLGIPFAYTFELRDKGQYGFKLPEDQIQPTCEEAYSGAMHIISYVHDKTFNGAVATAAATLWAALLAVGVTSANML; this is encoded by the exons ATGGAACCCTGGGGCACGCCCTTTGatacagggaggaaggaagaggaagacccAGCAAACTGGACGCATTGTGTTCTAGCTGACAA GAGGacttcagtgcttcaacagcagaaacagaatgCCATCATCAATTCCATGCCATCATGCAGTCTCCACACCATGCACAGTACTGACTTCACATCAGTTCCCAA CCGCAAAGAAGCAATTAGTTTTCAAAAAGCCACAATGCTGAACTCTATGGAATTGGCCCTTTTCATGCTGCTTTCAACAGTTGGAGCAGCAACGGTGGAAAG agtggAGTATGACTACTACAAATATCACCCCATGCCAGAG ATCACCACTTGGATGGCCCAGCTCATAACAGATCACCCTGATGTCGTGTCCAGGGTGCCCTATGGCGAGACCTATGAGAAGAGGGAAATTAGTTTGCTCAAG GTCGGCATCAGCACTGGAGTGAAGAAGAAGGCTATCTGGATGGACTGTGGTATCCATGCCAGGGAATGGATCTCCCCTGCCTTCTGTCAATACTTTGTCCGACag ATCCTGCAGACGTACAAAACAGACCCCAAAGTAAACGAGATGATGAAGAACATGGACTTCTACGTCACGCCCGTGCTCAACGTGGACGGCTACATCTACTCCTGGAGGGACAACACA ACTCGGCTGTGGAGGAAGTCCAGGTCACCGGGACCTGCGGGCTGCGACTGTTACGGCACTGATCTCAACCGCAACTTCAACGCCAACTGGGGCA CCGTAGGTGTATCGACTGACTGCTGCTCAAATGTGTACTGTGGCACCAAGCCGCTTTCTGAGTCCGAGGCCCAAGCCGTGACTTACTTCGTAGAGCAGCGGAAGGAGGACTTGCTGTGTTTCCTCACCATCCACTCCTACAGCCAGCTGCTCCTGGTTCCCTACGGACACCCCAACGTCACCGCCCCCAACTACAAGGAGCTG ATGGAGGTTGGTTTGGGTGCAGCAGAGGCCATTCACAAGGTCCATGGGATGAACTACACTGTAGGAACCTCGCCAGATATATTGT ACCCCAACTCCGGCTCGTCCAGAGACTGGGCTCGGCTGTTAGGGATCCCCTTCGCCTACACCTTCGAGCTGAGAGACAAGGGACAATATGGCTTCAAGCTTCCCGAAGATCAGATCCAGCCGACCTGCGAGGAGGCCTACAGCGGGGCGATGCACATCATCAGCTACGTCCACGACAAGACCTTTAACGGCGCCGTggccaccgccgccgccacccTGTGGGCCGCGCTGTTGGCGGTGGGCGTCACTAGCGCCAACATGCTGTGA